Proteins from one Streptomyces sp. NBC_00289 genomic window:
- a CDS encoding biotin-dependent carboxyltransferase family protein, with protein sequence MTDRALAVVRAGALTTVQDRGRPGHAHLGVPRSGALDIPAAALVNRLVGNPPEAAVLETTLNGCAVRPRSTVTAAVGGAPCRITVDGRPAPWGAPILVPAGALLEVGTAVAGVRSYVAVSGGVAVEPVLGSRSTDLLSGLGPPPLADGAVLPLGRPAELHTRVDVAPQPRPPVELVLHVTPGPRDDWFTPEAVRTFTTRAYRVSSASNRIGLRTEGPALERARPGELPSEGMVLGAVQVPPDGRPVVFLADHPTTGGYPVIAVVRTTDLPAAAQAVPGIPVRFVAVHHR encoded by the coding sequence ATGACGGACCGTGCGCTCGCCGTCGTCCGGGCCGGTGCGCTGACCACCGTGCAGGACCGGGGGCGCCCCGGGCACGCTCACCTCGGGGTGCCACGCTCCGGGGCCCTGGACATCCCCGCCGCCGCGCTGGTGAACCGCCTGGTCGGCAATCCGCCCGAGGCGGCCGTCCTGGAGACCACACTCAACGGCTGCGCGGTGCGCCCCCGTTCCACGGTCACCGCTGCGGTCGGCGGAGCACCCTGCCGGATCACGGTGGACGGCCGCCCGGCCCCCTGGGGTGCACCGATCCTGGTGCCCGCCGGGGCGCTTCTGGAGGTCGGGACGGCCGTGGCCGGCGTACGCAGCTATGTCGCCGTGTCCGGCGGTGTCGCCGTCGAGCCGGTCCTCGGCAGCCGCTCCACCGACCTCCTCTCGGGCCTCGGCCCGCCACCGCTCGCCGACGGCGCGGTGCTGCCGCTGGGGCGTCCGGCCGAGCTCCACACGCGCGTGGACGTCGCCCCGCAGCCGCGGCCCCCGGTCGAACTCGTCCTGCACGTCACGCCGGGTCCGCGCGACGACTGGTTCACGCCGGAAGCCGTACGGACCTTCACGACCCGTGCCTACCGCGTGTCCTCCGCCAGCAACCGCATCGGACTGCGCACGGAGGGACCCGCCCTGGAGCGGGCGCGGCCCGGCGAACTCCCCAGCGAGGGCATGGTGCTGGGCGCGGTCCAGGTGCCGCCCGACGGCAGGCCGGTGGTCTTCCTGGCCGACCATCCCACCACCGGTGGCTATCCCGTGATCGCGGTCGTCCGCACCACCGACCTCCCGGCCGCCGCACAGGCCGTACCGGGCATCCCGGTGCGCTTCGTGGCCGTCCACCACCGCTGA
- a CDS encoding allophanate hydrolase subunit 1: MRVLPVGDDALLVEVASGDEAEALHAELLRRRAEGLLTVREIVPAARTVLLDGLDDPVRLASELTASEVPPAPPRARRVVDIPVRYDGPDLADVAAHWGVSAPEAARIHADTEFRVAFCGFAPGFGYLTGLPSRYDVPRRDTPRTAVPAGSVALAGPYTGVYPRASPGGWQLIGTTDIVLWDPAHVPAALLSPGTRVRFVPVESS; this comes from the coding sequence ATGAGAGTGCTGCCTGTGGGCGACGATGCCCTGCTCGTCGAGGTGGCCTCGGGCGACGAGGCCGAGGCCCTGCACGCGGAGCTGCTGCGCCGCCGCGCGGAGGGCCTGCTGACCGTCCGCGAGATCGTCCCGGCGGCCCGCACGGTCCTGTTGGACGGCCTCGACGACCCGGTCCGGCTGGCGTCCGAACTGACCGCCTCCGAGGTGCCCCCCGCTCCCCCGCGCGCGCGGCGGGTGGTGGACATCCCGGTGCGGTACGACGGCCCGGACCTGGCCGACGTGGCCGCGCACTGGGGCGTCTCCGCACCGGAGGCGGCGCGTATCCACGCGGACACCGAGTTCCGTGTGGCCTTCTGCGGGTTCGCCCCAGGCTTCGGGTACCTCACTGGTCTGCCGTCGCGCTACGACGTGCCGCGCCGGGACACCCCGCGCACGGCCGTGCCGGCCGGGTCGGTGGCCCTGGCGGGCCCGTACACCGGCGTGTACCCGCGCGCGTCGCCGGGCGGCTGGCAGCTGATCGGCACCACCGACATCGTGCTGTGGGACCCCGCGCACGTGCCGGCCGCACTGCTGTCGCCGGGCACGCGCGTCCGCTTCGTCCCCGTGGAGTCCTCATGA
- a CDS encoding LamB/YcsF family protein, with amino-acid sequence MTSIDLNADLGEGFGRWRLTDDERLLSVVTSANVACGFHAGDAVTMRRVCEQAAERGVRIGAQVSYRDLAGFGRRAMDVPPAELTAEVAYQIGALQVFARAAGTRVSYVKPHGALYNRAVYDAEQAGAIVDGVLLADAALPVLGLPGSRLLELAAKAGLPAVPEAFADRAYTPEATLVPRGEEGAVVSDPQAVVERSLGLALDGVVTTRSGERVRVRARSLCLHGDTPGAVELARRVRERLQESGVRVEAFT; translated from the coding sequence ATGACCTCGATCGATCTCAACGCGGACCTCGGCGAGGGCTTCGGCCGCTGGCGGCTGACCGACGACGAGCGGCTGCTGTCCGTCGTCACCAGCGCCAACGTGGCCTGCGGCTTCCACGCCGGGGACGCGGTCACCATGCGCCGGGTCTGCGAACAGGCGGCCGAGCGCGGGGTACGGATCGGCGCCCAGGTCTCCTACCGGGACCTCGCGGGGTTCGGGCGGCGCGCGATGGACGTGCCGCCCGCCGAGCTGACGGCCGAGGTGGCCTACCAGATCGGCGCCCTGCAGGTCTTCGCGCGCGCGGCGGGCACGCGCGTGTCGTACGTCAAACCGCACGGCGCGCTCTACAACCGGGCCGTGTACGACGCGGAGCAGGCCGGCGCGATCGTCGACGGTGTGCTCCTCGCGGACGCCGCCCTGCCGGTCCTGGGGCTGCCCGGCTCGCGGCTGCTGGAACTGGCGGCGAAGGCGGGCCTGCCTGCCGTCCCGGAGGCGTTCGCGGACCGCGCGTACACCCCCGAGGCCACGCTCGTGCCGCGCGGCGAGGAGGGCGCGGTGGTCAGCGACCCGCAGGCGGTCGTGGAACGTTCGCTGGGGCTGGCCCTCGACGGGGTGGTGACCACCCGCTCCGGGGAGCGCGTGCGGGTACGCGCGCGTTCCCTCTGCCTGCACGGTGACACGCCCGGCGCGGTGGAGCTGGCCCGCCGGGTCCGGGAGCGGCTCCAGGAGTCGGGCGTCCGGGTGGAGGCCTTCACATGA
- a CDS encoding putative hydro-lyase, producing MNGTQDRPSTAPQGRPPALTEDRPLTLLDEHAHAWSPKDARARFRAGLAGPTAGVAAGHTQVNLISVPADWAYDMLLFCQRNPKPCPVLDVTDAGSVTTVLADGADLRTDLPRYRVWRDGELVDEPTDVRAHWRDDLVSFLIGCSFTFEWALSGAGVPIRHIEQGRNVPMYVTDRRCRPAGRLHGPMVVSVRPVPPQHLAAAIRESSLLPAVHGSPVHCGDPSALGIQDLGRPDFGDPVESEPDDIPVFWACGVTPQAAVMASRPPFAVTHAPGQMFLTDARDEQYRVA from the coding sequence GTGAACGGAACACAGGACCGCCCGTCGACCGCACCGCAGGGCCGACCGCCGGCCCTGACGGAGGACCGCCCCCTGACCCTCCTCGACGAGCACGCGCACGCGTGGAGCCCGAAGGACGCACGGGCCCGCTTCCGCGCGGGTCTGGCGGGACCCACCGCGGGAGTCGCGGCCGGCCACACCCAGGTCAACCTGATCTCGGTGCCCGCCGACTGGGCGTACGACATGCTGCTGTTCTGCCAGCGCAACCCGAAGCCCTGTCCGGTGCTCGACGTCACCGACGCCGGCTCCGTCACGACCGTCCTCGCCGACGGCGCGGACCTGAGGACCGATCTGCCGCGCTACCGGGTGTGGCGGGACGGCGAGCTGGTGGACGAGCCGACGGACGTGCGCGCGCACTGGCGCGACGACCTGGTGTCGTTCCTCATCGGCTGCAGCTTCACCTTCGAGTGGGCGCTGAGCGGGGCGGGTGTCCCGATCCGGCACATCGAGCAGGGCCGCAACGTCCCGATGTACGTCACCGACCGCCGGTGCCGCCCGGCCGGACGGCTGCACGGCCCGATGGTGGTGTCCGTGCGACCGGTGCCACCGCAGCATCTGGCGGCCGCGATCCGGGAGAGCAGTCTGCTCCCGGCGGTGCACGGCAGCCCCGTGCACTGCGGCGACCCGTCGGCGCTGGGCATCCAGGATCTCGGCCGGCCCGACTTCGGCGACCCGGTGGAGTCCGAGCCGGACGACATCCCGGTGTTCTGGGCCTGCGGTGTGACCCCGCAGGCCGCTGTGATGGCCTCGCGCCCCCCGTTCGCCGTCACCCACGCCCCCGGGCAGATGTTCCTCACCGACGCCCGCGACGAGCAGTACCGCGTGGCCTGA